The Fundulus heteroclitus isolate FHET01 chromosome 13, MU-UCD_Fhet_4.1, whole genome shotgun sequence genome contains a region encoding:
- the stmnd1 gene encoding stathmin domain-containing protein 1, which translates to MFKIVFTLGAEPSLLQGDAPVKGRPKSSEILEELWNQGIIPVGESWGKDSGPAFCIMDEPKGAARRPPARLKSLKARKDQSHSKEDLDEKMRLVEERRKFKQDELKTRLRTSSARGRRSDPTFTTEDDTDPTLSPVESLHLPPISEPSPASPLHSQMAHKAAMGGQWVKEAAGDNGGFREGENASQEAEEKGDCQEGRAEEGEMEEEEVTQVEELRRSELLAALEELESDSSFQHAEDKDETF; encoded by the exons atgtttaaaattgtttttactCTAGGTGCCGAGCCTAGCTTGCTGCAGGGTGACGCCCCAGTAAAGGGACGTCCAAAGTCCAGTGAGATACTGGAAGAGCTGTGGAATCAGGGCATCATTCCAGTGGGAGAAAGCTGGGGGAAAGACAGTGGTCCTGCATTCTGCATCATG GATGAACCCAAAGGCGCCGCTAGACGGCCTCCTGCCAGACTGAAGTCCCTGAAGGCCAGAAAGGATCAAAGCCACAGCAAAGAGGACTTGGATGAAAAGATGAGGCTGGTTGAGGAGAGACGCAAG TTCAAGCAAGATGAGCTGAAGACACGTCTAAGGACGAGCTCAGCTCGAGGTCGTAGGTCTGACCCCACCTTCACCACCGAGGACGATACAGACCCAACCCTGAGCCCCGTGGAGTCACTGCACCTTCCACCGATCAGCGAACCCTCTCCAGCTTCTCCTCTCCACAGCCAGATGGCACACAAAGCAGCTATGGGAGGACAGTGGGTCAAAGAGGCCGCAGGAGACAACGGGGGGTTTCGGGAGGGGGAAAATGCGAGTCAAGAAGCAGAGGAGAAAGGAGATTGCCAAGAGGGACGTGCAGAGGAAGGCgagatggaggaagaggaggtgacTCAAGTGGAGGAGCTGAGGAGGAGCGAGCTCCTCGCAGCGTTAGAAGAGCTGGAGAGTGATTCCAGCTTTCAACACGCAGAGGACAAAGACGAAACATTTTAG